One segment of Rhodopirellula baltica SH 1 DNA contains the following:
- a CDS encoding NYN domain-containing protein codes for MFPLLLIDGYNVIGPVAPPSRGASPNWLHDERQLLLNRLSEHLTDPIRSRTCVVFDARNPPHGVSDQMIFADMDVRFAVGYPEADDLIEELIFEHPNPKSLTVVSSDHRLHAAAKRKKALPIDSDVWLDALLDGHIQMAKLPKATSKRKRHKKSDRKSGEPSADASPSGPTLDAMLETEELQKWLDQYGSD; via the coding sequence ATGTTCCCTTTGCTTCTCATCGATGGATACAACGTGATTGGGCCGGTGGCTCCTCCGTCGCGGGGTGCATCGCCGAATTGGTTGCATGACGAACGGCAGTTGTTGCTCAACCGGTTGTCGGAACACCTGACCGACCCCATTCGCAGTCGCACGTGCGTTGTCTTTGATGCTCGCAATCCGCCTCACGGCGTGAGCGATCAAATGATATTCGCCGACATGGATGTTCGCTTTGCGGTCGGCTACCCAGAAGCGGATGACTTGATCGAAGAGCTTATCTTCGAACATCCAAATCCCAAGTCCTTGACGGTGGTGTCCTCCGATCACCGTCTGCATGCGGCCGCCAAACGCAAGAAAGCATTGCCGATCGATTCCGATGTTTGGTTGGATGCGTTGCTGGATGGGCACATTCAAATGGCCAAACTTCCGAAAGCAACTTCCAAACGAAAACGCCACAAGAAGTCCGATCGTAAATCCGGTGAACCATCTGCCGACGCATCGCCGAGCGGGCCAACATTGGACGCAATGCTCGAAACCGAAGAGCTACAGAAATGGCTCGATCAATACGGTTCTGATTGA
- a CDS encoding DUF1559 domain-containing protein: MTLFHQTQSRSRPRFRRNNQTGFTLVELLVVIAIIGVLVGLLLPAVQAAREAARRMSCSNNLKQLALGIHNYESSFRQFPPGYLHKFGEPGSMYLANHQGFSWGSAILPHIEQAALYDTIHFDRPTFDIENLSARETSLPTFLCPSDTYSEGEFVVRDDSLTPVLQYAGASYAANWGPSTPTINLDDTPLESDGVFFRNSNLRHADILDGLSNTLALGERTNGPLPVSTPSPGGHSNFETAWFAAVHDRDDFEDDHGHMVLFETQFRPNQIDGDDKGLSAPHVGLAQFALCDGSVRAITQEIDAEIYNALGSRNGGEVIDSDGF, encoded by the coding sequence ATGACTCTCTTTCACCAAACTCAATCTCGTAGCCGCCCCCGGTTCCGTCGCAACAATCAAACCGGATTCACCCTGGTCGAATTGTTAGTCGTGATCGCCATCATTGGCGTCCTGGTCGGTCTTTTGTTGCCGGCCGTGCAGGCTGCACGCGAAGCTGCCCGGCGAATGTCTTGCAGCAACAACCTGAAACAACTCGCGTTGGGAATTCACAACTACGAATCAAGCTTCAGACAGTTCCCGCCCGGTTACCTGCACAAATTCGGCGAACCAGGATCAATGTATCTTGCCAACCATCAAGGTTTTTCCTGGGGAAGTGCGATCCTGCCCCACATCGAACAAGCGGCCTTGTACGACACGATCCATTTCGACCGACCAACCTTTGACATCGAAAACCTTTCCGCTCGAGAAACATCGCTTCCCACTTTCTTATGTCCCTCGGACACCTATTCCGAAGGAGAGTTTGTCGTCCGTGATGACAGCTTGACTCCGGTCCTTCAATATGCCGGTGCGTCTTATGCAGCGAACTGGGGTCCATCCACTCCAACAATCAACTTGGACGACACGCCGCTGGAAAGTGACGGGGTGTTCTTTCGCAACAGCAACTTAAGGCACGCGGATATTCTCGATGGGCTGTCCAACACGTTGGCGTTGGGGGAACGAACCAACGGCCCGCTTCCCGTCAGCACACCATCACCGGGTGGACACAGCAATTTTGAAACCGCCTGGTTCGCTGCTGTGCACGACCGCGATGACTTCGAAGACGATCACGGCCACATGGTTCTTTTCGAGACTCAGTTTCGGCCGAACCAAATCGATGGCGATGACAAAGGGTTGTCGGCTCCCCATGTCGGTCTGGCTCAATTCGCGTTGTGCGACGGCAGTGTGCGTGCCATCACTCAAGAGATCGATGCCGAGATCTACAATGCCCTCGGCAGCCGGAACGGCGGTGAAGTCATCGATTCCGACGGTTTTTAA
- a CDS encoding prolyl oligopeptidase family serine peptidase, with protein MILSLTRGLTLCGCLVMATASSLLADGPADNQAENVRPIPPPGIDVDSGQLETLRTSIESVRNRWQQLLDAAGEKKQDAATAARLRDLEPEVLVFPRAVEMTIEQSIFYSPKALDDAQRLLKIANDRINRIAAGASWAEVVGLRASKEKQLIAGGYRSKIDDSFQPYGIVVPENVNAVDTLPIRMDIWLHGRGEKVSELAFLSKHSNDPERYRAGNEPMPQSAIVAHPYGRYSNAFKFAGEVDVLELRDYLQRRIAIDERRVAIRGFSMGGAGCWQIATHYADQFFAATPGAGFSETPLFLDVFQGEDAAGTAPSHQKTLWQLYDCPPWASNLRHLPTIAYSGEIDRQKQAADVMESALSEEGIELVHLIGPQTAHKIHPDAQQEIGRRLDSIEQQITSGVPRNVHLTTLTLRYSRMHWIEVTGMSQHWSPAIADASVLASQTGNGSQIMIECENVTRIRVNFDAGQWPGKTAGRTGVMINGDQVVDTDTGPLVASDRSLEAEFIFDGTWKVASDDAASLRKRPGLQGPIDDAFMDRFVFVLPSGTSDDPAVEQWVQAESKHAMDHWRLHFRGDIRVVKDTQVDAAMMANQNVILFGDASSNQVIARLLPTLPLQWTNDKISIGDNQVTRAGHVPVMIYPNPESPDRYVVINSGFTFREYDYLNNARQTPKLPDWAFLDVTEGSTFRDPGKVIAAGFFDESWQPK; from the coding sequence ATGATTCTGTCGTTGACTCGTGGACTGACTCTGTGCGGCTGCCTCGTAATGGCAACCGCCTCTTCTTTGCTAGCCGATGGACCGGCAGACAACCAAGCGGAAAACGTTCGTCCAATTCCGCCCCCCGGAATTGACGTCGATTCTGGTCAACTGGAAACACTTCGAACATCCATTGAATCAGTCAGGAACCGTTGGCAACAACTATTGGATGCTGCCGGAGAGAAGAAACAAGACGCTGCCACGGCTGCTCGGTTGAGGGATCTCGAACCAGAGGTTTTGGTGTTTCCGAGAGCGGTCGAGATGACCATCGAGCAATCGATTTTCTACTCCCCAAAGGCGTTGGATGATGCGCAGCGATTACTCAAAATCGCTAACGATCGCATCAACCGAATCGCCGCCGGTGCGTCCTGGGCGGAAGTGGTCGGACTGCGAGCGAGCAAAGAAAAACAGCTGATTGCCGGCGGCTACCGATCAAAGATCGATGATTCGTTTCAGCCCTATGGCATCGTGGTTCCCGAGAATGTGAATGCCGTCGATACGTTGCCGATTCGCATGGACATCTGGTTGCATGGCCGAGGTGAAAAGGTGTCCGAACTGGCGTTCTTAAGCAAACACAGCAACGATCCGGAACGCTATCGAGCCGGCAATGAACCGATGCCCCAATCTGCAATTGTGGCTCACCCCTATGGTCGCTACAGCAACGCGTTCAAATTCGCCGGCGAGGTCGATGTTCTGGAACTACGTGACTACTTGCAGCGACGCATTGCCATTGACGAGCGCCGCGTTGCGATCCGAGGTTTTTCGATGGGCGGCGCAGGTTGCTGGCAGATCGCGACCCACTATGCGGACCAATTCTTCGCCGCCACACCGGGCGCAGGCTTTTCGGAAACACCTTTGTTCCTTGATGTCTTCCAGGGTGAAGACGCAGCCGGCACCGCTCCATCGCATCAGAAGACACTGTGGCAACTTTACGATTGCCCGCCCTGGGCGAGCAACCTGAGGCACTTGCCAACCATTGCTTACAGCGGCGAAATCGATCGGCAAAAACAGGCCGCCGACGTGATGGAATCGGCGTTATCAGAAGAAGGGATCGAGCTGGTGCATTTGATCGGTCCGCAAACCGCTCACAAGATTCATCCCGATGCTCAACAGGAAATCGGCAGGCGATTGGACTCAATCGAACAACAAATCACATCCGGCGTCCCTCGGAACGTCCACCTAACGACGCTGACCCTGCGTTATTCGCGGATGCACTGGATCGAAGTCACCGGAATGAGCCAACATTGGTCACCGGCCATCGCCGATGCATCGGTCCTGGCAAGTCAAACTGGAAACGGCTCCCAGATCATGATCGAGTGCGAGAACGTGACGCGAATCCGCGTGAACTTTGATGCCGGGCAATGGCCGGGAAAAACAGCCGGACGCACCGGCGTGATGATCAATGGCGATCAGGTTGTCGATACCGACACCGGTCCACTGGTGGCTTCGGACCGATCGCTTGAAGCTGAGTTCATATTTGACGGAACGTGGAAAGTTGCTTCCGATGACGCAGCGTCTCTTCGCAAACGACCTGGATTGCAGGGGCCCATCGACGACGCCTTCATGGATCGCTTTGTATTTGTGCTGCCATCGGGGACATCCGATGATCCCGCCGTCGAGCAATGGGTCCAAGCGGAATCCAAGCACGCCATGGACCATTGGCGGTTGCATTTCCGAGGTGACATTCGTGTGGTCAAAGATACGCAAGTCGACGCGGCGATGATGGCCAATCAAAACGTGATTCTGTTTGGTGACGCCAGCAGCAACCAAGTCATTGCAAGGTTGCTACCCACACTGCCACTTCAGTGGACCAACGATAAGATCAGCATCGGCGATAATCAGGTCACCAGAGCCGGGCACGTGCCAGTGATGATCTATCCCAACCCGGAGAGTCCAGATCGCTATGTCGTGATCAACAGCGGGTTCACCTTTCGCGAGTACGACTATCTGAACAACGCTCGCCAAACACCCAAGTTGCCCGACTGGGCATTTTTGGATGTCACAGAAGGCTCGACTTTCCGCGACCCTGGCAAGGTGATCGCGGCGGGCTTCTTCGATGAGTCATGGCAACCGAAGTGA